The Candidatus Eremiobacterota bacterium DNA segment TTCGCGCAGCCGCCGTTCCAGCCGATCCCCGTCTTCGCGCTGATCGCGCTGATCTATTTCACCGCGAACTTCGGCCTCTCGCAAATCGGCCGCCGCCTCGAAGCCCGCACGCTCTGACGACGACCGCCCGCCGGCTCCGATCAGCCCGGCAGGTCCGAGTGCTCGAAGGCGTCCATGAAGTTGCCCGGTTTCGGAAAGTCCGGAATCATGCGGCGCGCCACGTCCGCGACGAAGCCGGCGGCGGCGCGCGGCTTGCGGCGCGCGACGTCAACCGTTGCGTCGATGAACGCGCGCCGGAACCCGTCGCGCGGCACCGCCTTGAACACCTCGTCCGCAATGCGCCGCTCTGCCGGCTCGAATCCGCCCAGCACGTCGCCGCCGATGCCGTTGGCCAGCGCGCGCACTTCGACTTCCTTGTACTGCGCGATCCCGCCGGTCGCGTGCAACGCGACGGCGTCCCAGGCGATGCGCGCGGCGTCGGCGTCGCGGCCGTGCTCGAGCAGAACCTTCCGCGCGACGTCGGCGCCGTCGATCTCGAAGCCCCGGTTGGGCGAGCGATACGCCGCCGTCATCCCCAGATCGTGCGCGATCCCGGCCACGTAGAGGATCTCGTCGTCCATCTGCTCGCCCGGCGCGCCGAGCGCGCGCGCCAGCAAGAACGAGCGCAGCGCGTGCCCGAACAGCGGTGCAGGATATGCGGCGCGCGCGAGCTCGGTCACCGCGAGCGCGGCCGGCGTCTTCGGAATGCGCACGCCGGCGATCATCTCCGGCAACGGTGAAGCCTCCGTAGCGCGCTCGGCGCCGCCGACCGCGACGAGACCCGCGCAGCAACCCTCGCGCACGAACAACTCTCGCGTCATGGTATCGATCGTAGCAGACGCGGCATCGTGCGCCAGAGCCAATCCACGAGGCGCACTGCGTCCACCGTAACAGCTGCCTCCGAAACTGCCGGCGCCCCGCCCGTCGTAGCCCTTTACAGGGCACGGGCTTTCGGCTCGACACCGGACCGAACTGCTGGACGGGCTTGCACCCGCAGATTCGCGTGACGGTCGCAAACGGCGACGGCGACGACCATCACGGCGACTCCGACTAGCTCGACCGGCAGGTCCTAGGCCTCTTTGCGAGCACTCACCCGGCCGAAACAAAAGCCGTGGAGTTCGCAAAGGGGTCGTCTTGAAGCGCCTGGGGTTCCTTTTTCTCGCTAGCATTCTGCTGCTGCCGAATGCGGCGCCGGCGCAAGTCGCCTCGCCTGCGCCCGCTGCATCGGCGCCGGCCGAAGCGGCCGGCGTCGTGCGCGAGACGCTCGCCAACGGCCTGCGCGTCATCGTGCTGCCGAACAAGCTGGCGCCGGTCGCGACGACCTACGTCTCCTACGGGGTCGGCTCGGACGACGACACAATGCCCGGGATCGCGCACGCGACCGAGCACATGCTCTTCCGCGGCACGTCCGACGTCTCGGGCGGACAGCTCGCCGACATCGCCGCGCGCATGGGCGCCGAGTACAACGCGTTCACCACCGATCAGTACACGCTCTACTACTACAAGTTCCCCGCGGCGTACGCCGACGTCGTGCTGCACCTCGAAGCCGACCGCATGGCGAACGCCGCGATTCGCGCGCAGGACTGGGCGACCGAGCGCGGCGCGATCGAGCAGGAGATCCGCGCGCAGGAGAGCCGCCCGCTGCACGCCGTCTCGATGAAGCTGCGCGAGCGCTTCTTCGCCGGAACGCCGTTCGCGACCGCGTCGGCCGGCACGGTGCCGAGCTTCGAGAAGATGACCGCCGACGACATCCGCGCGTTCTACCGCGCGTGGTACAAGCCGAGCAACGCCACGCTGATCGTCGCCGGCGACGTCGACCCGCAGCGCACGCTCGCCGACGTGCACCGGCACTTCGACGCGATTCCGGCCGGCGAGGTTCCGGCGCGCAAGCCGATCGAGGTCCCGCCGCTCGCCAGCTCGTCGCTCGAAGAGCCGATCGACTTTCCGGTCGGCGTCGGCGTGCTCGCGTACCGCCAGCCGGGCTCGAACGACGCGGACTACGCCGCCTCGCGCGTGCTCGCGCAAGTCTTCAGCAGCGGCCGCGGCGTGCTGGCCGACCTCACCGCGACCGGCAAGACGCTCGGCGTGTTGAGCTTCACCAACCAGTATCCCGAGATGGGCGCCGGTTTCTTGCTCGCGATTCCCGCCCGCGGAAGCACGCCCCAGGCGGCGCAGTCGCTCCTGTCCGGCGTGCTCGACGACTATCGCACCAACGGCGTTCCGGCCGAGCTGATCGACGCGGCGCGCACGCGTCTGCTGAGCGAACAGGCGTACCAGCAGTCCTCGATCTCCGGGCTCGGCCTGGCCTGGGCAGACGCGAACGCGCAGCATCGCACGCCGGATGCGGTCTACGCGGCGATCGCCAACGTCACCGCCGACGACGTCAACCGCGTCCTGCGCACGTACTACACTGCCGATCATCGGCTCTCGATCGTGCTGACGCCGAAGCCCTCGTCGACGGTTCCGAAAACCGACCCGAGCGCCGGCATCGAGCATGTCGGCTTCACCCCGACGATGCACGAGC contains these protein-coding regions:
- a CDS encoding HD domain-containing protein produces the protein MTRELFVREGCCAGLVAVGGAERATEASPLPEMIAGVRIPKTPAALAVTELARAAYPAPLFGHALRSFLLARALGAPGEQMDDEILYVAGIAHDLGMTAAYRSPNRGFEIDGADVARKVLLEHGRDADAARIAWDAVALHATGGIAQYKEVEVRALANGIGGDVLGGFEPAERRIADEVFKAVPRDGFRRAFIDATVDVARRKPRAAAGFVADVARRMIPDFPKPGNFMDAFEHSDLPG
- a CDS encoding insulinase family protein, coding for MKRLGFLFLASILLLPNAAPAQVASPAPAASAPAEAAGVVRETLANGLRVIVLPNKLAPVATTYVSYGVGSDDDTMPGIAHATEHMLFRGTSDVSGGQLADIAARMGAEYNAFTTDQYTLYYYKFPAAYADVVLHLEADRMANAAIRAQDWATERGAIEQEIRAQESRPLHAVSMKLRERFFAGTPFATASAGTVPSFEKMTADDIRAFYRAWYKPSNATLIVAGDVDPQRTLADVHRHFDAIPAGEVPARKPIEVPPLASSSLEEPIDFPVGVGVLAYRQPGSNDADYAASRVLAQVFSSGRGVLADLTATGKTLGVLSFTNQYPEMGAGFLLAIPARGSTPQAAQSLLSGVLDDYRTNGVPAELIDAARTRLLSEQAYQQSSISGLGLAWADANAQHRTPDAVYAAIANVTADDVNRVLRTYYTADHRLSIVLTPKPSSTVPKTDPSAGIEHVGFTPTMHEPLPAWAQSALKAPLHPPSGEIGARPHRLANGMRYAVRRETAAPTVVVSGVIRTSPLLYEPKGKDGVHLLVDALLPWGTTTYDRKGYEAQLDAIAASAALGESFALKVQAKDFERGIALLADGMLHPAFAPSAFAIVRANTMQSVALADKLPKTKAELAQRLALYPAGDPRRRDVTEQTIAGSSLDDAKRWYRFAFRPDETTLAIVGDVAPERADAAIRKYFGAWKAAGAPPSFRFPQLRAKAKQAQTVTVKVPTNVQSEVTLKQVFPMRRDDADYVPLLLANTMLSGEGTGSLLMEELRTHRGYVYTADSDFNVNAAGAEFSISFSSDPKNVGRANAAVVAMIKRLQSAPLSAVELQRAKALLLAQRVLPLDSYAGVAADMLAGVKDGYTESDESWFWNALLRTTPGQIQHALRRIDADHFVRVIVEPGS